In Thermococcus gorgonarius, the genomic window ATGAGATAAGCCGGCTCCCTGAAGTGCTGGACGACCTTGTAAGCCCTCTGAACGTCGCTAAGCGATGCTGGAGTGGGTTCGGCTATGAGTATGGCCACGTCCGCTCCTCCAAGGCTCGCTATAACCTGACAGCCGATTCCAGCGGCGGAATCAACTATCATATGCTCCAGGTTTAGCTCCTCCATTATCTTCTTCGCCCACTCTTTCTCCTCGGTGACGAGCTTACCGCTCTCCGGCCGGCCAACGTCGAGCTGGGCAGATATGATCGGAAAGCCGTACTTGGTTGTGGCCTTCCTTATAACCCCTGAGCGGACTTCTTCGAGGGTTATCGTTCCCGCAACTGGGCAGACCAATCCGCAGACGTTACAGCCCTCGCAGGTGAGTTCGTTGACGACGTAGTTGCCCTCATCGTCTATGTAGATGCATCCGTAGGGGCAACGCTCGTAACATATGCCGCACCTTATGCAGCTCTCGGTGTTTATCCTCGCTACCTTCGCACCTACGTGCTCTCTCTCCTCCTCCCACTCGGTAACCCCGAGGAGAAGGCCAAGGTTCGGTGCCTCTGCATCGGCATCCACGGCTATGAGCCTATACCTGTCTTTCAGGAAGTAGAGGAGCGAGGCCGTTATGCTGCTCTTCCCAACGCCGCCTTTACCGCTCGCTATAGCCAGCTGCATCACTCACCACCTCCAAAAGCGAGAACCCTCTCGGCAATTGCTTTGAATATCTCCGCCTCGGGAGAATCGCTCAGGACAATCGGCTTTCCGCTAACGTAGCTCCTCACTACCTTCTCGCTGTAGGGTATTTCAGCCACTACTTCGGCACCGTACTTTTTGGCCAACTCGTAGACCTTCCCCTTCTCGCCGAGGTCAGCCCTGTTTATCACTACCCACGTGGGAATTTCCATGAGCTTTCCCAGTTCGAGGATTAGCTCGGTGTCGTGAATTCCAAGCGGAGTTGGTTCCGTAACCGCTATGAGGAGATCCGAGAACTCGATGGCCTTTGAAACGGTGTTGCCGGTTCCAGCGGCAGTATCAACGAGGAAAATTCCGCCCGTCTTTTCATGTATTTCCATTGCCCTCCTCTTGGCGGCCACGACGAGGGGCATCGACCTCTCCTCGCCTTCCTTCAGTTTTCCGGTCACCAGAGTAAAGCCGTAGGGGGTTTCGGTTACGTAGATGTGCCCGATAAGTCTTGACCCCTCAAGGATTGCCCCCGGAACTGGACAAACTATTTCACAGGCCCTGCAACCGGAGCAGAGGGTCGGCATCAGGAAAGGAGTTCCATCCTTCAGGGTGATTATGGCGTGCTCCTCACATACTTCGGCGCATTTTCTGCACTTGGTACACTTCGAGTAGTCAAAGCGCGGCATGAACTGGTTCACCGGCTCCTCGTTGGCCAGGTCAACCCCGAGGAGAAGGTGGTCGTTTGGGGCCTCAACGTCCAAGTCTGCCATTGTGAGGTTAACTCCCAGATTCCTGAGCGCTACCGCAAGATTAATGGCGACGGTAGACTTCCCAGTTCCTCCCTTTCCACCGCTCACTGCTACCTGCAAGCTCTCACCTCCGGAATTAGGCCAACCTAAAAGCTTTTAAGCTTTGTGCATACGCTCAAAACGGTGATAGCATGAGGTGCCTTAAGGTCGCCTTTGGAATGGAGGACGATGAACACCTCATAGACGCCCACTACGGCGATTCTGAGTTCTTCGCAATTTATGAAGTCTGCGAAGATGGTAGCGTTAAACTCCTCGAAAAGAGGCACAACAAGGCCAAAGACTTCGAAGAGGAACATGACGAGGGCCACGGCGACCCGCGGAAGTTCAAAGCCGTTGT contains:
- a CDS encoding nucleotide-binding protein; translated protein: MQLAIASGKGGVGKSSITASLLYFLKDRYRLIAVDADAEAPNLGLLLGVTEWEEEREHVGAKVARINTESCIRCGICYERCPYGCIYIDDEGNYVVNELTCEGCNVCGLVCPVAGTITLEEVRSGVIRKATTKYGFPIISAQLDVGRPESGKLVTEEKEWAKKIMEELNLEHMIVDSAAGIGCQVIASLGGADVAILIAEPTPASLSDVQRAYKVVQHFREPAYLIINKADINPGFTKLREWAESEGIPILGEVPYDRAIPKSMSLLKPVVEAFPESPASRALKEIAERIAEEILG
- a CDS encoding P-loop NTPase, coding for MQVAVSGGKGGTGKSTVAINLAVALRNLGVNLTMADLDVEAPNDHLLLGVDLANEEPVNQFMPRFDYSKCTKCRKCAEVCEEHAIITLKDGTPFLMPTLCSGCRACEIVCPVPGAILEGSRLIGHIYVTETPYGFTLVTGKLKEGEERSMPLVVAAKRRAMEIHEKTGGIFLVDTAAGTGNTVSKAIEFSDLLIAVTEPTPLGIHDTELILELGKLMEIPTWVVINRADLGEKGKVYELAKKYGAEVVAEIPYSEKVVRSYVSGKPIVLSDSPEAEIFKAIAERVLAFGGGE